One genomic segment of Scophthalmus maximus strain ysfricsl-2021 chromosome 3, ASM2237912v1, whole genome shotgun sequence includes these proteins:
- the LOC118316542 gene encoding protein pitchfork-like isoform X1, producing MSAAPPAFGSCQERRLFPLHHAPDRLGVLQASRRAAPHVGPGCYDNHEYGTMLHDSQRTPGSKKGYVLSARTAARFPPCSQTVNPSPQQYQQDQSRSRIAPPAKNPFNSTAERFKTLSRTAEDSPGPGTYAQDAVTNRKVSWPMCFGSPDWSRLPQPEKKSLRVKVGDAGPHPESSTRCPLNSCDSQKCKMHRNYCLVLVCVYQPSPKLWRLMTASTLFHGKVDLLDIKMP from the exons ATGTCGGCGGCTCCTCCAGCCTTCGGCAGCTGCCAGGAGAGGAGACTCTTCCCGCTCCATCACGCGCCGGACCGGCTGGGAGTCCTCCAAGCGTCGCGACGGGCGGCGCCGCACGTGGGCCCTGGCTGCTATGACAACCACGAG TATGGCACCATGCTTCATGACTCACAGAGGACACCGGGGAGCAAGAAAGGATATGTTCTCTCTGCGAGGACCGCAGCACGATTTCCACCTTGCAGCCAG ACTGTGAACCCTTCGCCTCAGCAGTACCAGCAGGATCAGAGCCGGTCCAGAATCGCCCCTCCTGCAAAAAACCCTTTCAACTCAACCGCAGAAAGGTTCAAAACCCTGTCACGTACAGCGGAGGACAGTCcagg CCCCGGAACCTATGCCCAGGATGCGGTGACGAACAGGAAGGTGAGCTGGCCGATGTGCTTCGGGAGCCCGGACTGGTCCAGGCTGCCTCAGCCGGAAAAGAAGTCGCTCAGGGTGAAGGTGGGTGACGCGGGGCCACATCCTGAGAGTTCGACCAGATGCCCCCTTAACAGTTGTGActcccaaaaatgtaaaatgcacagGAATTACTGCCTCGTGCTTGTATGCGTTTACCAACCTTCTCCTAAGTTGTGGCGTTTAATGACAGCTTCAACATTATTTCACGGCAAAgttgaccttttggatataaaaATGCCATAA
- the LOC118316542 gene encoding protein pitchfork-like isoform X2 produces the protein MSAAPPAFGSCQERRLFPLHHAPDRLGVLQASRRAAPHVGPGCYDNHEYGTMLHDSQRTPGSKKGYVLSARTAARFPPCSQTVNPSPQQYQQDQSRSRIAPPAKNPFNSTAERFKTLSRTAEDSPGPGTYAQDAVTNRKVSWPMCFGSPDWSRLPQPEKKSLRVKLESEKTFLKQRSRAAYLSLYY, from the exons ATGTCGGCGGCTCCTCCAGCCTTCGGCAGCTGCCAGGAGAGGAGACTCTTCCCGCTCCATCACGCGCCGGACCGGCTGGGAGTCCTCCAAGCGTCGCGACGGGCGGCGCCGCACGTGGGCCCTGGCTGCTATGACAACCACGAG TATGGCACCATGCTTCATGACTCACAGAGGACACCGGGGAGCAAGAAAGGATATGTTCTCTCTGCGAGGACCGCAGCACGATTTCCACCTTGCAGCCAG ACTGTGAACCCTTCGCCTCAGCAGTACCAGCAGGATCAGAGCCGGTCCAGAATCGCCCCTCCTGCAAAAAACCCTTTCAACTCAACCGCAGAAAGGTTCAAAACCCTGTCACGTACAGCGGAGGACAGTCcagg CCCCGGAACCTATGCCCAGGATGCGGTGACGAACAGGAAGGTGAGCTGGCCGATGTGCTTCGGGAGCCCGGACTGGTCCAGGCTGCCTCAGCCGGAAAAGAAGTCGCTCAGGGTGAAG ctaGAGAGTGAAAAGACATTCCtgaaacagaggagcagagcggCCTACCTGAGTCTGTACTATTAA
- the LOC118316542 gene encoding protein pitchfork-like isoform X3, with translation MSAAPPAFGSCQERRLFPLHHAPDRLGVLQASRRAAPHVGPGCYDNHEYGTMLHDSQRTPGSKKGYVLSARTAARFPPCSQTVNPSPQQYQQDQSRSRIAPPAKNPFNSTAERFKTLSRTAEDSPGPGTYAQDAVTNRKVSWPMCFGSPDWSRLPQPEKKSLRVKRVKRHS, from the exons ATGTCGGCGGCTCCTCCAGCCTTCGGCAGCTGCCAGGAGAGGAGACTCTTCCCGCTCCATCACGCGCCGGACCGGCTGGGAGTCCTCCAAGCGTCGCGACGGGCGGCGCCGCACGTGGGCCCTGGCTGCTATGACAACCACGAG TATGGCACCATGCTTCATGACTCACAGAGGACACCGGGGAGCAAGAAAGGATATGTTCTCTCTGCGAGGACCGCAGCACGATTTCCACCTTGCAGCCAG ACTGTGAACCCTTCGCCTCAGCAGTACCAGCAGGATCAGAGCCGGTCCAGAATCGCCCCTCCTGCAAAAAACCCTTTCAACTCAACCGCAGAAAGGTTCAAAACCCTGTCACGTACAGCGGAGGACAGTCcagg CCCCGGAACCTATGCCCAGGATGCGGTGACGAACAGGAAGGTGAGCTGGCCGATGTGCTTCGGGAGCCCGGACTGGTCCAGGCTGCCTCAGCCGGAAAAGAAGTCGCTCAGGGTGAAG AGAGTGAAAAGACATTCCtga
- the taf8 gene encoding transcription initiation factor TFIID subunit 8 produces MADPAVASGGSLHLGGRGGSGSGGGGSGGKAATSPAENYYLARRRTLQVVVSALLTECGFESAEKAAVETLTEMMQSYISEIGRCAKAYCEHTARSLPTLPDTVVTLVEMGFNVDTLPVYAKRSQRMVITAPPVTNQPATPRALSAGQKRTHPSHIPSHFPEFPDPHTYIKTPTFREPVSDYQVVREKAASQRRDVERALTRFMAKTGETQSLFKDDVTAFPLIAARPTTIPYLSALLPSELELQTLEETDSSEQDDQTDSENATGNNISDDPGADKENSMLPPGGVAPAAKASEDNVIDNPYLRPVKKPKVRRKK; encoded by the exons ATGGCGGATCCCGCGGTGGCATCGGGAGGTTCGCTGCACTTAGGAGGG CGTGGCGGGAGTGGGAGTGGAGGTGGTGGAAGTGGTGGTAAAGCAGCTACCAGCCCTGCGGAGAACTACTACCTGGCCAGACGTCGCACGCTGCAGGTTGTCGTCAGCGCCCTGCTGACCGAGTGCGGCTTCGAGAGCGCAGAGAAGGCGGCGGTGGAGACGCTCACCGAGATGATGCAGAGCT ATATATCAGAAATCGGTCGCTGCGCTAAAGCTTATTGTGAACACACGGCCAGAAGCCTTCCAACCCTGCCGGATACAGTGGTCACGCTCGTTGAAATGG GTTTCAACGTGGACACGCTGCCTGTGTATGCAAAGAGGTCGCAGAGGATGGTTATAACTGCCC CTCCGGTGACGAACCAACCCGCGACTCCCAGAGCGCTGTCGGCCGGGCAGAAGCGCACGCATCCGTCTCACATCCCGAGCCACTTCCCAGAGTTCCCCGACCCTCACACCTACATCAAAACACCA acgtTCAGAGAGCCCGTGTCAGACTACCAAGTGGTGAGAGAGAAGGCCGCATCACAGCGGCGAGACGTGGAGCGAGCGCTCACACGCTTCATGGCCAAGACTGGAGAAACCCAGAGCCTCTTCAAAGACGACGTCACTGCCTTCCCGC TGATCGCAGCCCGGCCGACCACCATCCCGTATCTCAGCGCCCTTTTGCCgtcggagctggagctgcaAACTCTGGAGGAGACGGACTCGTCTGAGCAGGACGACCAGACGGACAGTGAGAACGCAACGGGAAACAACATCAGT GACGACCCAGGAGCCGACAAAGAGAACTCCATGCTTCCTCCCGGTGGTGTCGCTCCCGCCGCAAAGGCCAGCGAGGACAACGTGATCGACAACCCGTACCTCCGGCCGGTCAAGAAGCCcaaagtgaggaggaagaaatga